The Spiroplasma endosymbiont of Atherix ibis nucleotide sequence TTATTCATTTTATTTTTCCTCACTTTTATAGATTAAAATATTGCAATAACTTGTAATTATATTTGGGAAATTATTTTCTGTTGTTGTAGCTTTAACAGAGATTTGATTTAATTTTATATTTAAAATTTTTGAAAGATTTTCTTTTATTTTAAATTTTCATTGTGTTAGTTTAGGATAGTCTAATTCAACTAAAATATCAATATTAGATATCTTACAATTATTTTGTAACAAAATTTTTTTTGCATCTTCTAACATTAATAATGAACTAAAGTTTTTTTCCATAGTTTTTGAATTATAATTTTCTCCTAAATCTTCTAATCCCATAGAACCAAAAATAGATTCTGCAAGACAATGAATTATAATATCACCATCACTGTAAGCACTAATTGCTTGAGAAGAAGGTATTTTTATTCCCCCAAGAGTAATTTCTTTACCTTCAACTAGGTTATGACTATCTTTTGAAAATCCTACTTTAAATATCATAATAACTCCTTATAACAAAATAATTATAAAATAAAAAACGATTTATATCTAATTTAGTTAATAAATCGTAAAATTTTATTTATTAAATTTAAAGAAACATACATCTCCATCTTGAACAATATAGTTTTTTCCTTCTAACTTAATTTTTCCACTATTTTTAAGTGCTTGTTCATCACCCAATTCAAATATATCTTCACATTTATAAACATCTGCTTTAATAAATCCTTTTTCAAAATCTGTGTGAATAATACCTGCACATTGAGGAGCAGTTGAACCTTCTTTAAACTGTCATCCTCTTGCCTCTTGTGGACCACAAGTAAAATAAGTTTTTAAATCAAGAGTTGAATAAGCTGCTCTGATTAATTGTTCTAATACAGAAGTTTCAATTCCTGCGTCTTGTAAAAATATTTGCTTATCATTTTTATCAATTTCACTTAATTCTTCTTCTATTTTTGCAGAGATTTTAACAACTTGTGAATTACATGATTGAGCATATTTTTTTACAAGTTTAACATAATCATTATCTTCTCTAATTTCATTTTCTCCAACATTTGCTACATAAATAATTTTTTTTGTAGTTAGTAATTGAAAAAATTTAATTGCAATTTTTTCTTCTTCTTCAAAATCTAACTTATTTAGTAATTTACCTTCAGATAATTGATTTTCTAACTTTTTAAGCAAATTATATTCAAAAATAATATCTTTATCTTTTGTTGATTTAAATTTTGGTTCAACTTTTGCAAGTCTTTTTTTAACACTTGCTTCATCAGCTAAAATTAATTCTAATTCAATTATTTCAATATCTCTAATTGGATCCACATTACCTTCAACATTAGTTATTTCTTTTGAATCAAAACATCTTATAACTTCACAAATTGCATCAGTTTCTCTAATATTAGCTAAAAAAGCATTTCCTAAACCTTCACCTTTACTTGCACCTGCTATTAATCCTGCAATATCAACAAATTCAATAGTAGTATAAATAGTTTTTTTAGAATTAAATATAGTTGCTAATTTATCTAATCTTCAATCTGGAACTTCTACAACTCCAACATTAGGTTCTATTGTTGCAAAAGGATAATTTGCAGCTTCAACTTTTGAATTTGTAATTGCATTAAATAAAGTTGATTTCCCAACATTTGGTAAACCTACTATTCCAACTTGTAATCCCATATTAACTTTCACTTTCTATTTTTTTTATACTTTTAATAAGAGAATCTTTTGAAAATTCTAATATTAAATTTTGATTAATATTAGAATTTAATTCGTATATACTTCCAATTCTTATAACAATTCAAAAAATTGTTTTACTTGGATGAACTTTTTTTAAATAAATTTTATCACCTATATTAATCTTCATCTGTTAATCCTAATAACTCTAATATTCTATTCAAATCATCATCATTAAAATATCTAATTGTCAATTTTCCATTATCAATTGTAACTTTTGTTCCCAATCTTCTCATAATTTTATTCTCAGTATAAATAACTGAAGGACTTTTAGAAGCATTTGGTTTTTCAACTTCTTTTAAGTTATTATTTTTAATTAATTGTTCAATTGCTCTTGCTGTTAAATCCTGCTCTATTATTTTTTTAAAGATTGAGTCTAATAATTCTTCATTATTAATAATTGAAAGTAATGGTTTAGCTTGACCCATAGTAATTTTTCTTTGTAACATTACATCTTGAACTTTCTGAGGTAAATTTAAAAGTCTCATAATATTTGCAACATGTGATCTTGATTTACCAACTCTTGTTGCAATTTCTTCTTGTTTCAATTTTAAGTTAGTTGATAATTTTTTATAAGCAACAGCTTCTTCTATATCAAGTAGATCTACTCTTTGAATATTTTCAATAATTGCAAACTCTTCCATTTGATTTGAACTAAGTTCTAAAATAATAGCTGGAATTTCTTTTAGTCCAACTAATTTTGCGGCTCTTGTTCTTCTTTCTCCTGCTACTATTTCGTTTTTATTATTAACAATTATTGGTTGAATAATACCATGAGTCTTAATTGAATCAGCAAGTTCTTGTAATTCTTCCTCTTCAAAAGTTTTTCTTGGTTGAAATGGATTTGATTTTAATAAATCAATACTAATCATAGTTTTATTACTATTATTTTTTTCTTTATCGTTTTCAATAACACCAATTATATCTGAAACTGATTCTCCAAAAATATCATCTAGTCCCTTAAAATTATACTTTCCTTTAGTTTTGGCCATTTTCTTTTAGCACCTCTTTTACAAAATCAATATAGGCAATTGCACCTGCTCCATTTTTATCATATTCATAAATTGATTTACCTTCCATTGAAGATTCAGAAATTTTAATGTTTCTTGGTATAACTGATTTATAAACTTTTGGACCAAAAGTTTTCATTATTTCTTCTAAAACATCATGAGCTAATCTTGTACGTGAATCAAACATTGTTACTAAAACACCTTCAATTGTTAAATTAGAATTTAATGTTTCTTTAACTTTTTTAATAGTTCTTAAAAGTTGTGCAACCCCATGCATAGCATAATGTTCTGCTTGAATAGGAATTAAAACTGTATCAGAAATAGCTAAGCTATTTCTATTAATTAATCCTAAACTTGGAGGACAATCAATAATAATAAAATCATATGAATTCGATATTTTTTCTATTTCATCTCTTAAAATATTTTGATTGTTTGTTTTTTGTTCCAACAAAATTAAATCCACAGCTGCAACATCAATTGAACTTGGAGCTAAATCTATATTTGGTTTAATATTTTTTATTATTACTTCTGAAAGTTGTTTTTCACCAATAAATACATGATACATACTCAAAGTATTACTATCTATCTCAAATCCAACACCTGTAGTTGCATTAAACTGAGGATCCATATCTATAAGTAAAACTTTTTTATTTGCTAAAGCAAGCCCGCAAGCTAAATTTACTGATGTAGTTGTTTTCCCCACACCACCTTTTTGATTTGAAATTGAAATTACTTTTGCCATAAATTACCTCTCATAGTGATTATTATACCCTAAATATATACTATTTTCCTAATGGTCTTTTTCTTATTTGACTGTACAGTCTTGGATATTCAGTTGGTGTTGAACAATTTTTAATATAAAAAATATTATTTCTTTCCCCCAATATTTCATCCTCATAATTTTGCTTTTTATATAAACTTAAACCAAGTTTAGTTTCTTGATTATTTAAATCTTTTAATTCATTTGCTATATTTTTAGATTTTAAACAAATAAATATTCCTTTAATTTTAAGAGCTTGAACACCAACTTCTAATAAAATATTTAGCGGTGCCATTGCTCTTGATATTATTACATCAAACTTTTCCTTATTTTTGATTGCATATTCTTCTGCTCTAATTTTTAAAGTTCAAATATTTTCTAACTCTAATTCCTTAATTACTGTATTTAGAAAATTAATTTTTTTTCCATTTGATTCTAATAAATAAATTTTTGAATTAGGAAACATTATTTTTAAAACAATACCTGGAAAACCAGCTCCTGTTCCAATATCTAATATTTCTAAACTATCTGGATTAAAAACTTTTGTAAATATTAATGAATCATAAAAATGCTTATCTATAATTTCTTGGTCTTGTATTATTGCAGTTAAATTATGTATTCTATTTTGTTCTTGAAGAATATCTTTATATTTTATTAAATTTTGTTTTTGTTTTTGTGTAAATACAATATTTAATTCACTAAATTTATTTCAGTTCATATTAGAATACCTCCAAAAAAAATAAAAAATCTTATGTTTTTTTATTTTACATTAGTTTTCTTTTATATTTTTCAATTTCTATTTCTTTATTATATCTAAATCAATTTCTAGGTTGAATTCTTAAATATAAATCATTTTCATCAATATTTGATTTTGAAAGTAAACACTCATTAATAACTCAAACTAAAGCAATAATTAAAGCAAAAAATATTAAAAGAATTGGATCAATCATTTTTTCTTTATCTTTAAATTTATTTATAAAAAAATCATAGTATATATAGCCCATAACAATTATTAATATAGTTGTAGTAATTATACCAATAACAAATCCACCTTTAACTTTATTGACTTCAACTTTATTTGTTTTTCGATTATGAAGAACTGCAATCATTAAAATTAAATATATAATAAAAGCAAACATTACTGTACTATTAGAAGAATAATCTGCAACAAGAAAATAATTAATTTCTTGTTTTCCATTTGGATTAGATATAAATCCAATACATATAGAAATAATTAAAAATAAAGTATAAATAGAAAGAGTTATTATCATTCCTATATAACCTGATTTAATATAACTAATTTTTTCACTTCTAGATTTAGTATAAATAAAACCTTCTTCAACTGCTGATTGAACTGTTTTAGGAATAAGTGTAGTATAACCATTTACAGTTGTTAATAAAGTACAAGCTATTATTATTTTAAAAATAAGTGCAGCTCATGGACTTTTTATAAAAAGATTATCAAAAAAATTAAATATATTACCATCTTCTGCACCTAAAAATACAGCTACAGTAATAATTATATAAAATAATGTAACTGCAATTATTGCTGAAAGCATTGCTACAGGAACAACTTCTTTATGTTCACAATCTTTTTGTAAAGTTGCTGCATATATAAATCCATCAAAGGCAAATAGTATAGGTAAAATTGTTGCAAAAAATGGACTAATTCCAAAACTATTAATAGTTGAATTTTTTGGATTAAATGAATTATTTACAGAAGGGTTCAGTATAAATAATGTAAAACCTCCAACTACTACAGAAAATAAAGGAATAAATTTAACAATTGTAAATATACTTTGAATCATTTTACTTGGTTTATGTGTATAAATATTCATTAGTGAAAAACCAACTAAAAGTAATGTTGATAAAAATATTTTAATTATCATAAACTCTACTCGTCCTAATTTTTCAACTAAATAAATACCTGTTGTTGAATAATAAAAAATATCTATTCCATTAAAAAGAGTATTTATTGTAAAAAGAGCACCTAAACCAGCTAAAATAGGAAGATACATACATATATATAAAATAGAGCACATAGACGCTGTTTTTCTATTTATAAATGTATTTGCTCAACTTTGAGCAGTTGAATGTCCTAACTTAGTTTTTGAAGATGCTGCTTCAATAAAACTAAGCATTATTAATGAACACAATACACCTATAAATACTCAAACAGAAAGTGCAAGATATGGATTATTACCTGCTTGTGCCAATACTCCATTTTTACCTGAGTTTTTTAAATATATTCCTCCCCCAACAACAATACCAAAAACCATTGAAAATATAGTTAAAAACTCAAATGTTTTATTTTTTCTTTTATTTGTTTTATTTACTTTTATCATTTTGAAGTTCCTTTCTATTTTTAAAATCCTCTAAACATTTTTGTTTATCATATTTAAATCAATTTTTGAGATTTATTCTAAAATAAAAGTCATTTTCATCAACATTATTTTTTGAAATAATAAGTTCATTAACAAT carries:
- the ispF gene encoding 2-C-methyl-D-erythritol 2,4-cyclodiphosphate synthase — protein: MIFKVGFSKDSHNLVEGKEITLGGIKIPSSQAISAYSDGDIIIHCLAESIFGSMGLEDLGENYNSKTMEKNFSSLLMLEDAKKILLQNNCKISNIDILVELDYPKLTQWKFKIKENLSKILNIKLNQISVKATTTENNFPNIITSYCNILIYKSEEK
- the ychF gene encoding redox-regulated ATPase YchF → MGLQVGIVGLPNVGKSTLFNAITNSKVEAANYPFATIEPNVGVVEVPDWRLDKLATIFNSKKTIYTTIEFVDIAGLIAGASKGEGLGNAFLANIRETDAICEVIRCFDSKEITNVEGNVDPIRDIEIIELELILADEASVKKRLAKVEPKFKSTKDKDIIFEYNLLKKLENQLSEGKLLNKLDFEEEEKIAIKFFQLLTTKKIIYVANVGENEIREDNDYVKLVKKYAQSCNSQVVKISAKIEEELSEIDKNDKQIFLQDAGIETSVLEQLIRAAYSTLDLKTYFTCGPQEARGWQFKEGSTAPQCAGIIHTDFEKGFIKADVYKCEDIFELGDEQALKNSGKIKLEGKNYIVQDGDVCFFKFNK
- a CDS encoding DUF951 family protein; this translates as MKINIGDKIYLKKVHPSKTIFWIVIRIGSIYELNSNINQNLILEFSKDSLIKSIKKIESES
- a CDS encoding ParB/RepB/Spo0J family partition protein → MAKTKGKYNFKGLDDIFGESVSDIIGVIENDKEKNNSNKTMISIDLLKSNPFQPRKTFEEEELQELADSIKTHGIIQPIIVNNKNEIVAGERRTRAAKLVGLKEIPAIILELSSNQMEEFAIIENIQRVDLLDIEEAVAYKKLSTNLKLKQEEIATRVGKSRSHVANIMRLLNLPQKVQDVMLQRKITMGQAKPLLSIINNEELLDSIFKKIIEQDLTARAIEQLIKNNNLKEVEKPNASKSPSVIYTENKIMRRLGTKVTIDNGKLTIRYFNDDDLNRILELLGLTDED
- a CDS encoding AAA family ATPase, producing MAKVISISNQKGGVGKTTTSVNLACGLALANKKVLLIDMDPQFNATTGVGFEIDSNTLSMYHVFIGEKQLSEVIIKNIKPNIDLAPSSIDVAAVDLILLEQKTNNQNILRDEIEKISNSYDFIIIDCPPSLGLINRNSLAISDTVLIPIQAEHYAMHGVAQLLRTIKKVKETLNSNLTIEGVLVTMFDSRTRLAHDVLEEIMKTFGPKVYKSVIPRNIKISESSMEGKSIYEYDKNGAGAIAYIDFVKEVLKENGQN
- the rsmG gene encoding 16S rRNA (guanine(527)-N(7))-methyltransferase RsmG, whose translation is MNWNKFSELNIVFTQKQKQNLIKYKDILQEQNRIHNLTAIIQDQEIIDKHFYDSLIFTKVFNPDSLEILDIGTGAGFPGIVLKIMFPNSKIYLLESNGKKINFLNTVIKELELENIWTLKIRAEEYAIKNKEKFDVIISRAMAPLNILLEVGVQALKIKGIFICLKSKNIANELKDLNNQETKLGLSLYKKQNYEDEILGERNNIFYIKNCSTPTEYPRLYSQIRKRPLGK
- a CDS encoding APC family permease, with the protein product MIKVNKTNKRKNKTFEFLTIFSMVFGIVVGGGIYLKNSGKNGVLAQAGNNPYLALSVWVFIGVLCSLIMLSFIEAASSKTKLGHSTAQSWANTFINRKTASMCSILYICMYLPILAGLGALFTINTLFNGIDIFYYSTTGIYLVEKLGRVEFMIIKIFLSTLLLVGFSLMNIYTHKPSKMIQSIFTIVKFIPLFSVVVGGFTLFILNPSVNNSFNPKNSTINSFGISPFFATILPILFAFDGFIYAATLQKDCEHKEVVPVAMLSAIIAVTLFYIIITVAVFLGAEDGNIFNFFDNLFIKSPWAALIFKIIIACTLLTTVNGYTTLIPKTVQSAVEEGFIYTKSRSEKISYIKSGYIGMIITLSIYTLFLIISICIGFISNPNGKQEINYFLVADYSSNSTVMFAFIIYLILMIAVLHNRKTNKVEVNKVKGGFVIGIITTTILIIVMGYIYYDFFINKFKDKEKMIDPILLIFFALIIALVWVINECLLSKSNIDENDLYLRIQPRNWFRYNKEIEIEKYKRKLM